The Halomarina salina DNA window TGATGGGGAGGAGGGCGAGTTAGTTGGCGAGCTGTTTGGGTGGTGGTTCGCGCGGAGGTCGGAGCGGCCGTTGAATCGGCCGACACCGCACTGCATACTCTCGACGTCGCAGTTGCCGACGGCGTCGGGGAGGAGGGCGAGGTGGTCGGGCTTGAGGTCGCGCTGGATGGCGTCGTAGCGCTGACCGTCGTACTGTCCAGACGTCGAATCCATCCGGGGGACGTAACTGGTCGAAACCTCACCGTACGCGCCACCGCGGACATCGTCGACGTACCGTCTGAGGTCGCCGTTGTGGCGACCGATCTCCTCGGCGTGAATCCAGACCTCACCGGCGAGGGCGTCGTCGGTCGAGTGCTCCGACGCAGACCGGAACTCACCGACGGTCGTCGGGGCGGCGTTGGGGTGGCCCGTGGTTGTCGTCGTACCGTCGACCTCCGGATGCCGGAGGAGGAGAGGTTGGCCCTCCCAGTCGGCCGCGTTCGACGTCAGCTCGTCCCCTGGGACGAACTCGTACGTCGGTCGACCCGACGCGGAGCGATAGGCATAGACGCCCTCCCGCTGGGCGACTACCGGCGCGACGAGGAACTCAACGCCACCCTCGGTTTCGCGGCGGAACGGCCCGCCGTCAGCAGAGGAGGTCGACGCACTGGCGGGGCCGGAGGAGGCGCTCACTGCTCGGCCTCCTCGCCAGTGTCCGCGTCGGCCATCGCCCCCCAGGCCCGTCGGAGGACCGGCCACTCGTTTCGCCAGTCGAACCCGTTGCGGACGTCCGTCCCGCCAGTGGTCGGGCCTGCGCTGGGCCGGGGCGGGAGGTGCAGGTTCTGGCGACCGAGCGCTGATGCCGTCCACTCTTCCGGAGAGAGGTGGAG harbors:
- a CDS encoding DUF2213 domain-containing protein is translated as MSASSGPASASTSSADGGPFRRETEGGVEFLVAPVVAQREGVYAYRSASGRPTYEFVPGDELTSNAADWEGQPLLLRHPEVDGTTTTTGHPNAAPTTVGEFRSASEHSTDDALAGEVWIHAEEIGRHNGDLRRYVDDVRGGAYGEVSTSYVPRMDSTSGQYDGQRYDAIQRDLKPDHLALLPDAVGNCDVESMQCGVGRFNGRSDLRANHHPNSSPTNSPSSPSTMSDNSTSSTDAVSSTPARRQLAAESDLPSEYVEDMPESRVFELVDAIDDARRTLRANSSITPHGKNAQALLEIAEEVSPRSNGEEKETEMPTAGMGNRDESRPRGNSSMRSRQPSVTLSPAAKLRNEKKRAEQAEENRTNRGNGTATPAGYEGFKRRQAEKNPWDRRDR